A segment of the Rhizobium sp. ZPR4 genome:
GTGGACACCCAGATAGATCCGGCTCGCGCCGATCATCAATGTCAAAAGGATGCCGGCCGCGACGGTGAAAACGCGCGTCGAACGATAGGTTCGCGTGCCTGAGATCAGCGCGGCAAGGGTCAGATAGGTCACGGCCGACACCATCGCATGGCCGCTCGGAAAGCTCAGATCGTGGACCTCGACCAGATGCGGCACGATATCCGGCCGCGGCCGCGCAACGCCGACCTTCAGGGCCGCGCTCAGCGCCCAGCCGCCGAGCACCGAAGCAAGGATGAACAAGGCGATGGCACGCTTCCGGTCGAGCAGCAGATAGATCGTCACCAGCGTCGTCATCAGCGCGAGCACCGTCGTCCCGCCGAGGCTTGTGACGTCCTTGACGGCATGGGTCAGCCAACCCGGCCCGATCGGAACAGAAAGATTGCCGGGCTGGCGAAGCGCCAGCAGGATCGCCTCGTCGAAACCCTTCGTACTGCCTTCGAGGACTTCTCCCGTCAGGTAGATGAACAGAAGAATTCCGCCCGAAAGCGCGGCGAACATCACAAGCAGCAAGGGCTCGTAGCGGTTCAACCATCCAGGGATACCCGATATGCCTAACGGCCGATCCTTCATGCGCTAATACCTGCCCTTGCCTGTTCTTACGTCGCTTCGTCCACGATCGAAGCCCGATACCGGACAAAGCCTATCTAGGAATAGAACTCGCAGGTTCCAACCGATGAAAGCCGGGACGATATGTTAAGTGGCACGTGCGCTTCAGGTTCGTGACATAAAATGTCTCTATCGTAACGGGAATTTATGGCAGTCGCTGCGGTAGCCACGACGGTATGTGGCTGGCTTTACTTTCTGCCGAGGGGTGGTTCATGGGGCGTTAGCAATGAATGGAAGGCGAGCCGCGCCTTTGTTTCCACAAGCAATGCAGAAGCGTTCAGGCCACAGGCTAGACGCCGTGTTTGCTTTCAAACTTTCCGCTATTTTCCAAGCCGCGAGCTGTGCTAGTAGTGCTGCAGGGGCGATCAGGCATCAGGTGTTGTCAGAGTGTTAAATGTTGGGACATCTTTCTCCGCCCGGCTGTCTGCGTTGGCCGGAACGGGGCTGCTGGCAGCGTCTATAGTCGGCATGTTTCCCGCCTCTTCCAGAGCGGACGATACCCCTGCTAAATCCTCATCCAGTACTTGGGTCGTGACGCTTGGGGCAACCGTGGAATACGGACCGAGCTATGAGGGATCGAAGCACTATACCTTCGGCGCCCTGCCCTCCTTCGACGTCCACCGCCTCGGCGAGGCCACGGAATACAGCGCTCCGGACGACAATTTCGACTTTCAGCTTTTCGATCTCGGAGGCCTCGAAATCGGCCCTGTGGTCGGCTTGAGGGATGACCGCTTCGATCTCAATGATCTGCATCTGCAAAGTCAGCGCAGAGTGCGCTGGAATTTCGACGCGGGCGGCTTCGCCCAATATTGGCTGATGGAAAATCGGCTGCGGTTCCGCACGGAAATACGCCAGTCGCTTTGGGGTGGCGATGGTCTGGTCGGTGATTTCGCTCTCGACTGGTTCCAGCCGCTCGGAGACAAATGGCTTCTGTCTGCCGGCCCTCGCCTGTCGATGGCAAATTCAGTGTATATGCGCACCAACTTTGGCATCTCGGAGAATGAAGCTGCGAGACATGGCCATATCAATGCCTTCGATGCCGGCGCCGGCGTAAAGTCGGTCGGCTTCACCGTGGCTGCGACCTACACGATCTCCCCGGAATGGAGCGTACAGGTCTATGAGAAATATAACCGCCTGGTAGGCGATGCCGCCGACAGCCCGATCACCTCGCGCTTCGGCTCACCCGACCAGAACATCATTGGCTTCACGCTGAACAGAACCTTCAACATCAACTTTTGAGGCGCTCTTCGCCTCATTCTCGGCGATGTAGTTGCGCGTCAGCGGGATGATGTCGTTGCGCTTGGCGATCTGGATCTGGAAAACGACGAGATCCTCGTAGCGGAAAGCGGCCTCCGCCGTCGAAAGATAATATTCCCACATCCGGCAGAAACGCTCGTCGTAAAGCTTGGCGGCATCGTCCCAGCGCGCCATGAAGCGCTCCCGCCACGCCTCGAGCGTCTTGGCATAATGCAGCCGCAGCACTTCGACATCGGTGATGGCAAGTCCCGCCGCCTCGATCTCAGGCACGATTTCGGAGAGTGCCGGAATATAACCGCCCGGAAAGATGTATTTGTCGAGCCACGGCGTGGTGAAGCCGGGGGTCGCCGAGCAGCCGATGGTGTGCAGCACCATGATGCCGTCATCCTCGAGCAGCTCCGCACACTTGCGGAAAAAGGTGCGATAGGATGCCAGTCCGACATGCTCGAACATGCCGACAGAGACGATCCTGTCGAAGCGGCCGGTCAGGCTGCGGTAGTCCCTCAGTGCGAACTGAACCTCGGCCGGCGTTCCCCCGGCCATGTCCGTGACGCGCTTCGAAGCATATTCATGCTGCTCCTCGGAGAGAGTGACGCCGAGCACATAGCCGCCCGGTGCCTGCTCCGCCACATGCAGCGCCAAACCGCCCCAGCCGCAGCCGATGTCGAGAATGCTGTTGTTCGGCCCGATCAGCAGTTTGGCGGCGAGATGGCGTTTCTTGGCAAGCTGTGCGTCATCGAGCGATTGGTCCGCATGCTCGAAATAGGCGCAGGAATATTGCCGGTCCGGGTCGAGGAAGAGCTCGTAGAGCCGGCCATCGAGGTCGTAGTGATGCGCGACATTGGCCTTAGAGCGCCCAGGCAGATTGCGGTGGCGGAAAATCCGCAGCTTCGTCCTGAGGTGATCGATGATGCGGGCAATAAGGGGATGCGTGGTGTTCTGCCCCTCCCTCAGCATCATCGCCACGAAGTCGTAGAGTGTGCCCTGCTCGACGATGAAGCGGCCATCCATGAAGAGTTCGCCAAGCCGCTTGTCGGCATCGATGAGGAGCGCCCATTCGGCGCGGTCGTCGGTGAAGCGAACATGAACCGGCTCACCGGTGCCATCGCCGAAGGTCAGCACGCGGCCGCTTGCCGTCGTCACGCTCAACGCGCCGCGCGTCACGATGGAAGAGAGTGCCCGCTTCACGCACCAGTCGACAAGGCTGGAGAAAATGGCGGGGGTTTTGCCCTTTGGGCGGTTGTCAGCTTGCATGTTGGGCATCACCTATCCTTGCCGGTCCCCGTACGCAGTTCCTCCTGCTTCGGCTCCAATTCCAATTCCTCATGGTGCGCTTTCGTCTCGACACCCGCGCCTGCAATCAACCAGACGCCCGTCAGGATCAAGCCGCTGCCGACCATCTGCAGGGCGACGACCCGCTCGCCGAAGACGAACCAGCCGGTCGCGACGATCAGCACATAGCTGATGCCCGTAAGCGGAAAGGCACGGCTGAGATCGAGCTCGGCCAGCACATTCATCCAGATGAAGAAGCCGACGATCTCGACGGCGATCGCCATCAATATCCATGGAGAGGAAAGGGCCTGCCACAGCCAGACCTGCATGCCCGCATCGTGCAAGTGCCCGGCACCAAGCTTGATAAGGACTTGGTACAGGGTGCTCAACACGGGCACGGCGAGCCAGAAAAAACGTATACTAGGCATTACGCATCCGCCTCGTCTGTCGAGAACAGCGGCGATACCAGTCGCAGCACACTCTGAAGCAAAGGATTGCGATGGTGGAAATACATCGCATTGGCGGTCAGCTTGCTGCCGAGCCGCAGCTTGTTTTCATAATGGGCCTGCCCGCTCTGATAACGGCTGAGGCCGTTCTCCAGGCAATAGCGCAGGTTGGTAAACCAGCTGATGAAATAGAGATTGTAGGGTCGACCCTTTTCCCCATCCATGCAGAAGAACTTGTCGATGGCCACGCGCCCGTCATGCACGATCAGATTGGCAGCAAGCAGCTTGTCCCCGACGAAATAGAAGGCGCAGAAGGAGCGGCCGGGCATATGGCCGAGAATGCCCTGGAAATAGGCTGGCGTCAGTTCCTCGAACTGCAATTCGCTGCGGTTGCGCGTGTCGTGATAGAGCGCCATCACCTCGGGCAGGAATTCGCCGAAATCCGTCCGCATCTCGACCCTGACCTGGTCGAAGGATTTCATCTTGCGGCGCATGTCCTTGCGAGTACCGGCCGAAAGCCTGGCAAGATACTCATCGATCGTCTTGAAATCGATGTCGAGCCAGGCCGTCGGAAGGCCGCCGATCGAGGCATAGCCGCGCGCACCAAGCAGATCGCCGAACTCCGCCGAAGCCTGCTCCGGAATATCCTTGAGACCGATCAGCGCACAACGCTCCGTCGCAGCGACCTGCTCGAAGAAGGACAGCATCTCCGTCAGCAGTACGCGACGACGCTCGCGCGAGATGTCGGGATGAAAACCGATGGCGCCCGTTTCCGTGCAGGGCGATCCGAGGCATGCAAGGCGCAGCTTCAGGAAACCGGGAAAGCGGCGCTGGATGCTGCGCACGAACCGGCGCAGGAACCCCTCATCCAGCGTCGTATCGAGAGCGTAGAGGCAGAGAAAGGCCGGCATGGCGGCGCTCACACGCCCACCTTCCGTAAGGGTGATATAGCGCCATTCGAACCCTTCGAGGCCAGCTTCCTCGATCGCTAGCAGGCAATCATAGTCTTCGACATCATTCGGAAAGCACGCATTCCATGCGTCGCGGCCGATGGCGCGAATGCTGAAGTGAACTTCGGCCACCGGATCATCGATCGACTGCGGCACGATTTTAAGCAGCGGCTGCGACATGACGCGCCTCGAAGAAGTCGGCCGTGAAATCGGCCACTTGCCGATGCTGCCGGTCGACATGGATCATGTGATAGCTGTCCGTGATCCATTTCAGCTCATGCGGAGCACCGATATGCTCGGAAATATAGCGGGCATGCTTCGGGCTGGCGAGATCGTCGTCCTCGGCATGCAGGATCAGCGTCGGCGTCTGCATCTGCGGCAGCATGTTCCGAAGCGTCTTGCCCAGCCGATGCATCTCGACCAGACCCTTGCCGGGGAATTTTTCCAGAACCCCTTCGCTCGCCATGCCTTCGATCAGCCGGCGCATGCGCTCGTCCTTGATCCCGAGCGAGGTCGTCTCGCTGAAGCTCAGCCGATCAAGGAACGGAACGCGCGACAGCCAGCCGATCTGCGAGGCCAGCAGCGGATAGTAGAAGGGAACGTCCCAGCCGTCATAGCTGAAGCAGGGGGAGTAGATTGCGACGGCACTGATGGTCTTCTGCTGTTCGGCAGCCAGCATGGCGAGCTTGCCGCCGACGCAGATACCGGCGGCGAAGACCTCCTGCGTTCTGGATGCCAGCAGCTCCGATGCCTCGACGACCGAGGCGAGCCAGTCTTCCCAGCGGGTCTGGCGCAAGGTCTTCGCATCGACGCCGTGGCCGGCCAGCAGCGGCGCATAGACGCTATAGCCCTTACGGTTCAAGTGCCGAGCCACCAGCTTCATTTCGGCGGGCGCGCCCGTGAGGCCGTGGACCAGAAGGACGCCTTTGCCATTTGAGCCCTCCATGAAGAAGCTCAATTCATCAGCTTTCATGAGATAGCTCCGACTGCCGGTTTTCCTTGGCCATGAAGCCAAGCGCATGGCAGGTGCTGATCACATGCGTGCCGTTCTTTTCCTGCTCTTCCTTGATCTGATCATGCAGCGCCGGAAGCTTCGTCCAGTGGGTGCGCGGACGATAGTGATGCTCGGCGTGATAACCGTTGCCGAACCACAGCCAGTTATAGAAAGGCTGATGGCTGGAAACACCCCAGGCAATCGGCTCGTCCGGATCACCGTTCAGGTGCTCGTAATAGCCGTTCAGCGAAGACAGGCAATTGCCGATATAGTAGAACGGCACGAAGAACAGCACCGCCTTCCAGTCGTAGATCAGCGCGATCGCGGCAAGCCCCAGGAAGAAATAGAGCTCGAACCGTCCCCAGGCGGCATCGAACGGGCGGTTGCGGGCGATGGCCTTGTGAATATCACCGAGGCTGTCACGGAAGAAGCTCAGGAACGTATAGGACCAGACGTTTTCCGGTTGGCCGTCACGGCCGTAGCGATAGATCGACAGCATGTCGATCGTCTCGCCCTTTTCGTTCGGACGGTCGCTATTGCCGGAATGATGGCGCATGTGCACCCAGTGATAATAGGTCTGCGAAAAACCGATCGCGACCGATTCCAGCAGGCTGAAGCCGTAGTTCATCCAGCGCGGCTTGAAATAGGGTGTGTGGATGAAATTGTGCGATATGCTGTTGATGTTCCAGGAGATCGAAACGGCATAGAGGCAGCCGAGAACGGCCGAGAGCCAAAGCGGCCGGCTTTCGAAGCCGACGATCAGATAGACGTCGAAGGCGAGATGGGCGACGGCGGCAAGAACTGGTGCTAGGTCCCATCGGGTGTGCGCAAAGATTTTCATAGTCCTGTAACTCCCACGCAAACCACACCGGCGGTGACGAGAAACACGCCCGTCGCGTGGCGCAGGTTGATGTTTTCCTTGAAGATGATGGCACCGGCGAGCACGATGACGACATAGCTCATCGCCATCAGCGGGAAGGCGATGGTCAGAGGCACATGCTCCAGAACGGCCGTCCAGGCGATAAGCTCAATGGCCCAGAGCAGAATGCCGAGCCAGGTGATCGGTTTGGCCAGCGCCGAAAGAGGCGCGTTCTCGCTGGCCGATTGCTTGAAGCAGACCTCGCGGGCAGTCTCCGCGACGATGCAGAATACTATGAGCCCAAGCATGGAAAGTGTCAGGCTGCCGGTCATTGCATATACTCCGCCAGCACCTCCAGCAGGGCGTGATTGGCCGCGCTGTTGATGTTCCTCATTGTTTCGGCACCCTGTCGCATGCGCGGCTGATCGATGAAGATCTCCGCGCGCTTCATGAACTGTGTCCGAAGACTGCCAGCATAACTCGGAGTTGAATAATCCCCAATGACATCCGCGCCGATGATGCGGTGGCGGCTGCCGATTTCGCTGATCAGAGCCAGGAGATAAGGCAGTCGCATACGGCCCTGATCCCAATTGGTAACGGCATCGTCGGCGGCGAGCACGTCCTTGTCTATCGTGACGTAGACCGCCTCGGTGCGAATGCGGCTAAGCATATGGTCGATGAAATTTTCCTCGCCGATTTCGACGATCGATTTCCAGTGCAGCGCGCCTCTTTCCTGCCGATAGCTGGCACCGGTGCCGTAATCGGCCGCCACGCGGCTCGGCGGATGTTCGTAAGGATAGAGTTCCAGCTTGCCGTCGCCGAGCCAGTGTAGATTGGCTCCCTTGCGCTCCGGACTGCGAAGATCATGGCTGCA
Coding sequences within it:
- a CDS encoding alpha/beta fold hydrolase; the protein is MKADELSFFMEGSNGKGVLLVHGLTGAPAEMKLVARHLNRKGYSVYAPLLAGHGVDAKTLRQTRWEDWLASVVEASELLASRTQEVFAAGICVGGKLAMLAAEQQKTISAVAIYSPCFSYDGWDVPFYYPLLASQIGWLSRVPFLDRLSFSETTSLGIKDERMRRLIEGMASEGVLEKFPGKGLVEMHRLGKTLRNMLPQMQTPTLILHAEDDDLASPKHARYISEHIGAPHELKWITDSYHMIHVDRQHRQVADFTADFFEARHVAAAA
- a CDS encoding EamA family transporter — encoded protein: MPSIRFFWLAVPVLSTLYQVLIKLGAGHLHDAGMQVWLWQALSSPWILMAIAVEIVGFFIWMNVLAELDLSRAFPLTGISYVLIVATGWFVFGERVVALQMVGSGLILTGVWLIAGAGVETKAHHEELELEPKQEELRTGTGKDR
- a CDS encoding arginase family protein, coding for MQLLLLHLDDALELQPDFVRACKFAGAHQYFGKNAGSQVRLWSKQGALDDLNREIVKNRPTTGKDPQLCFMGSGDFHHVTALLLDGALERQSGAVTLIHFDNHPDWVKFDGGMHCGSWVNRALANPSIQKVLTIGVCSHDLRSPERKGANLHWLGDGKLELYPYEHPPSRVAADYGTGASYRQERGALHWKSIVEIGEENFIDHMLSRIRTEAVYVTIDKDVLAADDAVTNWDQGRMRLPYLLALISEIGSRHRIIGADVIGDYSTPSYAGSLRTQFMKRAEIFIDQPRMRQGAETMRNINSAANHALLEVLAEYMQ
- a CDS encoding peptidogalycan biosysnthesis protein; protein product: MSQPLLKIVPQSIDDPVAEVHFSIRAIGRDAWNACFPNDVEDYDCLLAIEEAGLEGFEWRYITLTEGGRVSAAMPAFLCLYALDTTLDEGFLRRFVRSIQRRFPGFLKLRLACLGSPCTETGAIGFHPDISRERRRVLLTEMLSFFEQVAATERCALIGLKDIPEQASAEFGDLLGARGYASIGGLPTAWLDIDFKTIDEYLARLSAGTRKDMRRKMKSFDQVRVEMRTDFGEFLPEVMALYHDTRNRSELQFEELTPAYFQGILGHMPGRSFCAFYFVGDKLLAANLIVHDGRVAIDKFFCMDGEKGRPYNLYFISWFTNLRYCLENGLSRYQSGQAHYENKLRLGSKLTANAMYFHHRNPLLQSVLRLVSPLFSTDEADA
- a CDS encoding cyclopropane-fatty-acyl-phospholipid synthase family protein encodes the protein MQADNRPKGKTPAIFSSLVDWCVKRALSSIVTRGALSVTTASGRVLTFGDGTGEPVHVRFTDDRAEWALLIDADKRLGELFMDGRFIVEQGTLYDFVAMMLREGQNTTHPLIARIIDHLRTKLRIFRHRNLPGRSKANVAHHYDLDGRLYELFLDPDRQYSCAYFEHADQSLDDAQLAKKRHLAAKLLIGPNNSILDIGCGWGGLALHVAEQAPGGYVLGVTLSEEQHEYASKRVTDMAGGTPAEVQFALRDYRSLTGRFDRIVSVGMFEHVGLASYRTFFRKCAELLEDDGIMVLHTIGCSATPGFTTPWLDKYIFPGGYIPALSEIVPEIEAAGLAITDVEVLRLHYAKTLEAWRERFMARWDDAAKLYDERFCRMWEYYLSTAEAAFRYEDLVVFQIQIAKRNDIIPLTRNYIAENEAKSASKVDVEGSVQREANDVLVG
- a CDS encoding phosphatase PAP2 family protein, whose amino-acid sequence is MKDRPLGISGIPGWLNRYEPLLLVMFAALSGGILLFIYLTGEVLEGSTKGFDEAILLALRQPGNLSVPIGPGWLTHAVKDVTSLGGTTVLALMTTLVTIYLLLDRKRAIALFILASVLGGWALSAALKVGVARPRPDIVPHLVEVHDLSFPSGHAMVSAVTYLTLAALISGTRTYRSTRVFTVAAGILLTLMIGASRIYLGVHYPTDVLGGWCAGATWALACWIIARRYISLVPNGERSARDDAPPFK
- a CDS encoding MipA/OmpV family protein, with product MLNVGTSFSARLSALAGTGLLAASIVGMFPASSRADDTPAKSSSSTWVVTLGATVEYGPSYEGSKHYTFGALPSFDVHRLGEATEYSAPDDNFDFQLFDLGGLEIGPVVGLRDDRFDLNDLHLQSQRRVRWNFDAGGFAQYWLMENRLRFRTEIRQSLWGGDGLVGDFALDWFQPLGDKWLLSAGPRLSMANSVYMRTNFGISENEAARHGHINAFDAGAGVKSVGFTVAATYTISPEWSVQVYEKYNRLVGDAADSPITSRFGSPDQNIIGFTLNRTFNINF
- a CDS encoding fatty acid desaturase, whose product is MKIFAHTRWDLAPVLAAVAHLAFDVYLIVGFESRPLWLSAVLGCLYAVSISWNINSISHNFIHTPYFKPRWMNYGFSLLESVAIGFSQTYYHWVHMRHHSGNSDRPNEKGETIDMLSIYRYGRDGQPENVWSYTFLSFFRDSLGDIHKAIARNRPFDAAWGRFELYFFLGLAAIALIYDWKAVLFFVPFYYIGNCLSSLNGYYEHLNGDPDEPIAWGVSSHQPFYNWLWFGNGYHAEHHYRPRTHWTKLPALHDQIKEEQEKNGTHVISTCHALGFMAKENRQSELSHES
- a CDS encoding EamA family transporter is translated as MTGSLTLSMLGLIVFCIVAETAREVCFKQSASENAPLSALAKPITWLGILLWAIELIAWTAVLEHVPLTIAFPLMAMSYVVIVLAGAIIFKENINLRHATGVFLVTAGVVCVGVTGL